The Moorena producens PAL-8-15-08-1 genomic interval CGGCCGACTAAGTGGACAACATTGAGACTCATAGTTATATTGGTACTTTTGTACTGGTTATGGCTCTACAATAGCAGATTTAGCTGGTGTATAACAATTACTAACTTATTTTAACTGACCGAAGCAAGTCAATAATCAAGAGAATTCTAGTTAACTTAAGCTTAACTTGAGCCAGTGAAACCGTTGTGTATTTGCAGTTGGGTGTATTTGCAGAAATTTATTCTAAAGAGTATCCGGAGAATCATGATTACGTAGTGTACTAGCGTACTAGACTAACTGGATAAAACATAATAGAATCCACCTCAGTTACAGTTTCGGTGCAATTTCGGTTGTACACAGCATTTTGTGAGGCGTAGAAACTAGTGAGTATTTTAAATCACTTTTCCCTGTCACGGGACATGGGTATAGACCTGGGTACAGCTAACACCTTAGTCTATGTATCTGGTAAGGGCATTGTTCTTCAAGAGCCTTCTGTGGTTGCCATTGATCAAGACGAAAAGCTTCCTCTAGCCGTAGGCGAAGAGGCAAAAAAGATGTTGGGAAGAACCCCAGGTAATGTAGTTGCCCTACGTCCTTTACGGGATGGTGTGATTGCTGACTTCGATACCGCTGAACTGATGCTGAAGCACTTCATCCAGCGGGTAAACGAAGGCAAAGCCCTAGTTTCACCTCGAATTGTGATTGGTATCCCCAGCGGTGTCACAGGTGTGGAGCGACGAGCCGTCATGGAAGCCGCATTACAAGCTGGTGCTAGAGAAGTTAGGTTAATTGATGAACCAGTAGCAGCAGCCATTGGTGCTGGATTACCTGTAGCAGAACCAACGGGTAACATGATTATTGATATCGGTGGAGGCACCACTGAGGTAGCAGTTCTCAGTTTACAGGGGACCGTTCTAAGTGAATCAGTGCGTGTTGCGGGAGATGAACTGAATGAGGCAATCACTCAGTATATGAAAAAAGTCCATAACCTAGTGATTGGGGAACGGACAGCAGAAGACATCAAAATCCGCATTGGCTCAGCCTATCCGACACCTGAGGATAATGAAGCTGCCATGGAAGTGCGAGGATTACACTTGCTGTCTGGCTTGCCACGAACTGTCACCATCAAACGACCAGAGATTCGTGAAAGTATGGCAGAACCCCTTTCTGTTATTGTTGATGCTGTTAAGCGCACTCTAGAACGGACTCCCCCCGAACTGGCAGCTGATATTATTGATAGAGGTATTATGCTGGCGGGTGGTGGTGCTTTATTGAAAGGATTAGATACACTTATTAGTCATGAAAGTGGCATTGTCACCCATGTGGCAGCTGATCCACTCAGCTGTGTTGTTTTGGGAACTGGTCGAGTATTAGAGAACTACAAACAGTTAGAGCGGGTGTTTAGTGGGCGTTCCCGTAATATGTAGTGGTTAGCTATTAAACATCAACCTTAAAGAGTATTTTTGTTCAATATATCAAGAGTGTAGATTGAGTGTGGCTAGTGTAAAAATTCACTGATTAGCCAAAATCTGACTATTTTATGGATAGGCTATGTACATGCTGCGTCGCTGGTGGGGGAGACATGGAGTAGCAATTATGCTGGGGAGTCTTACCCTGATTGCTGCTTGGTTACTGAGAACAACTCAGGGTGCAACAATTTTTGAAATCTATCAATTGATAACCCGCCCTTTTCAATCGCTACCTCCAAGAGAAGAAAGCCTCTCTAATGCGCGGATACTGGAACTACAACAGCAGGTAGAGGAACTCAAAACCCAAAACCAGAAGCTAAAAGAGCTGTTAGGTTATAAGAAAACCCAGAATAAACTAAGAATTGTTGCGCCTGTTGTGGGACGTAGCGCTGACAGTTGGTGGCAAGAAATCATTCTGGGAAGAGGGAGTGAAGCTGGAATCAAAACGGGCTTCGTTGTTATGGCACCTGGCGGTATAGTGGGTAGAGTCGTTAGCGTGACACCCCACACCAGTCGTGCCTTGCTGATCAGTGACCCCACTAGTAAGGTAGGTGCCGTGATCAGCCGTAGCCGTAGCATGGGTTTTTTGGGTGGACAAGGAACTAATCGGGCAATAATGCAGTTTTTTGATAAAGTGCCAAACGTCCGTCCTGGTGATGCTGTGGCTACCTCCACTGTTAGCCAGCTTTTCCCAGCTGGTTTACCCCTAGGACGTGTAGAGTCTGTTATTCTTGACAAAAGTCCAGCGCCAGAGGCGATTATTGAGCTGACAGCCCCCATGAGTTATCTGGAGTGGGTGATTATTCATCCCAATCACCCATGATTTATGACCAATGAACAATAACCCATGACTAATAGACCTCTTGCAAAAATATTTTGAGTTATAATAATAGTTTTGGGAAAAATTACGTAGATTGTGTACTAGGCTTATACACAAACTGTACTAGGCTTATACACAAACAAAGTACAAAGCACGTTTGTTAGTCAAAAGCGATCGCTAACTCGGAAATTCCCAGACTAGTGATTATACCAGGAAAAACTTTTGCAAGAGGTCTAATCAACAATGACCAACACGTCTGAGTTTTCTATTTGGGTTCGTCGAACAATCAATTGGGCAGTGACTGTTATTTCAGTTATCTTCTGCTCAATCTTATTAATGACACGTTTACCTGGAATGGAATTACTGGGAATCGCTCCCAACTGGCTGTTGATTTGGGTTGTGGCCTGGAGCATGAAACGCACAGCCTTTCAAGGAGCATTCGCAGGGTTGGTATTGGGGTTAGTGCAAGATGGTATGACATTCCCTGAGCCTACCCATGTCTATAGCCTTGCCATCGTGGGGATCTTGACTGCTCTGATTCAAAAGCAACGGTATATTCAGGAAGATTTTATTTCAGTAGCTTTAATTGTGTTTGGCATGGCGATTGTTGGGGAAACAGTGACTGCTATTCAGCATAGTTTTCAAGGCTCTCGCCAATTAGCACAAATCTGGACAGACCATCAGCGTATTGCCATCTGTTCTGCAATTCTCAGTAGTCTTTGGGCACCAGTCGTCTACTATCCACTCAATCGATGGTGGCAGTGGTGCAATTCAATGGAGGAATCGTGATGCTTTTTTTACATATACTTTTCTACATAGCAAGTTTGGTAGAGTCAACAGCTCTAGAGAGTTCTAATAGATAAGAGGTGGCACAAAGTAGGTCGCTACAGATATGAGTGGGTTCAAACCACTTGAGATATGATTGAGAACGAATGCCACAGGTAAGAGCTATGGTGGGAATTGAGAGGGCTTGTCCTGCGAGAATATCGGCTTCTGTATCACCAATCATCCAAGCAGATACGGACGGTTGAGCCAGCGGAGATTGTTCGGTATAGGATGAAGTACTATGCTCAGACAGTGCTTGTTGGAGAAGTTCCTGTTTGACCTGAGCATAGTTTTGATAAGCATGGTGGTTTTCTGTGGTCCCATAAATGCCGCTAAAAAGACGAGTTAAACCGTAATTGCTCAATATCTGTTTGACCTGGGATGTGCAACGCAATGTCACCAGAACTAGTCTGATACCATAAGAATGCAGCAAAGGTAAGGCCCAGTTTACGTTTGGTTGCAGCTGATCTTTGTTCAATAAGGCAGATTGATTCACAATCTTGATCACACGCCCCAAGAAGAAATCGATTTGCTCTCCTCGTAACCCTGAGCGCATGGCAATTTCTTCGTCAGGGATGCGTTCTTGCTTCATTTGCCAGAACTGCTGTTTACTCATGGTCTGGATCGGTAAGCTTATACCTTTAGCTTGGTAGAAGCCTTGAGTATCGGTTAGTGCTAGCTGGTACGTGGTGTAGTAGCGATTGGAAACATCAACAATCGGACCGTCAAAATCACAGAATACGGTCAGTTGTTGCAAGTAGGGGACTGTATTTTGAGGCAGGTAAAATCGGGATAATTGCCTGTCTGGGGCAGCAACACAGTTCATAGATTAGATTTTGGCTGGGCTGGGCTTTTTGAAATACTTCTTTACAATGTACCAGTTTTAGTGTATTTTCGCACCTGGTTGACGCGACATTGATACCATTTTGTATTCTTTGGAGAAACTATTTTGATCGTTGGCGGTCTAAAAAAAACTATATATAGTTCAAAAAAACTGTAGCCCTAAGTAACTCGAGCAGCACTTAGGCTAAATTAGGCAACAATTGCATTCGATGACTGCAAGTTTGTACTAGCATGTAAAAACCTATATATTGATCTGTTCACTCCTGCTGTTGAGCTACTAGGGGCGTAATGAGCGAAAATATTGCTTTGAGTAGATTAATTCAAAACCCCCATCCTAATATTGAGATAAGACCACTATCTCTTTGTAGCTAGGCATGAGCTACTGTATCAATCCCCTGTGCCTTCAACCAGATGACCCAGGGAACATGACGAATCTCGTTTGTCGCCATTGTGGCTCAGATTTGTTATTACAAGGTCGCTATCGGGTGATGCGCCTGTTAAGTGACCAAAGTGGCTTTGGTAAGGTTTACGAAGCTTACAACGGGGCAGTACCAAAAATTTTAAAAGTGCTTAAGCCAGAGCACAACTCGAAATCCAGAATTATTGAACTATTTCGCCAAGAGGCAGCTGTATTGAGCAAGCTGACTCATCCTGGTATCCCTCAAATCGATCCAGAGGGCTACTTTCAGTTTTTTCCTAGACAGAGTAAGGAGCCGCTGCATTGCATCATCATGGAGAAAATTGATGGACTTAACTTGAAGCAGTGGATGAGGCAACAGGGCAATCACCCAATTCTAGAACCGCAAGCCCTTAAATGGTTAAAGCAGATAGTAGAGATTTTGCATCTTGTTCACCAAGAAAACTATTTCCATCGCGATATCAAGCCAGAAAACATCATGCTCCGTGCCAATGGGCAATTGGTATTGATTGACTTTGGCACCGCTAGAGAGTTGACCTATACCTACCTAGCGGAAATTGGTGGTGGAGGCAGTGTGACCAAGATTAGTTCCCATGGCTATACTCCCCCAGAGCAAGAAAAAGGGTATGCAGTCCCACAGTCCGATTTTTATGCTCTGGGGCGAACCTTTGTTTATTTACTAACTGGGAAATCAGTCACCGATCAGAGTGTTTATGATCCGTTAAATGATCAATTTAATTGGCGTGATCATGCTCCTCAAATCTCTGATCAGCTAGCCGACTTTATTGATAGTTTGATGGCACGAACGGCAGCAGCTCGACCTCAGAAAACTCAGCAAATTTTAAATGATATCGCTAATATTTCATCTTTTATTAGTATTTCACAGGCTAATACTAATCTAATAAAAGCGAGTACCACCAACCAAAGCTTAAAAACTAAATCTCAACCCAATATTTCTATAGAAACGGAAGTTGTCAAAACCCCAAGAAGAAGATGGTGGTTAGGAGGGATATTGACTTTGGTGGTGGGATTATTTGGTGCTGGTGGTTGGCTATTGTATCAATCCTATAATCCTTCCCTTAGAAAATATCAAGAAATATCTGCTCAAGAATTATCTGTAGTTAACACTAAGACCTTCACTGCTCATTCAAGTTGGGTTAATTACCTAGTCATTAGTCAAGATGGCGAATTATTAGTTAGTGGGAGCGCCGATAAGACGATTAAAATTTGGAATATCAACACGGCAGAAGAAATCTACACTCTCCAAGGTCATAATAGCTTTGTTAATTATCTAGCTATTAGTCCCGATGGACAACACTTATTTAGTGCTAGTGCCGATAAGACGATTAAAATTTGGGATATCAACACGGGAAAAGAACTCCGCACTCTCCAAGGTCATAAGAGTTATATTAATCATCTAGCGGTTAGTCCGGATGGACAACGATTGTTTAGTGCTAGTGCCGATAAGACGATTAAGATTTGGGATATCAACACGGGAGAAGAACTCCGCACTCTCCAAGGTCATCAAAGTTCAATTAACTTTTTATTAATTAGTCAGAATGATCAAGAACTATTTAGTGCTAGTGCTGATAATACAATTAAAATTTGGGATATCAACACTGGGGAAGTACTCCGGACTCTAAAAGGCCATGATAGCTATGTTAATTCTCTAGCCATAAGT includes:
- a CDS encoding HAD family hydrolase; this translates as MNCVAAPDRQLSRFYLPQNTVPYLQQLTVFCDFDGPIVDVSNRYYTTYQLALTDTQGFYQAKGISLPIQTMSKQQFWQMKQERIPDEEIAMRSGLRGEQIDFFLGRVIKIVNQSALLNKDQLQPNVNWALPLLHSYGIRLVLVTLRCTSQVKQILSNYGLTRLFSGIYGTTENHHAYQNYAQVKQELLQQALSEHSTSSYTEQSPLAQPSVSAWMIGDTEADILAGQALSIPTIALTCGIRSQSYLKWFEPTHICSDLLCATSYLLELSRAVDSTKLAM
- the mreD gene encoding rod shape-determining protein MreD, encoding MTNTSEFSIWVRRTINWAVTVISVIFCSILLMTRLPGMELLGIAPNWLLIWVVAWSMKRTAFQGAFAGLVLGLVQDGMTFPEPTHVYSLAIVGILTALIQKQRYIQEDFISVALIVFGMAIVGETVTAIQHSFQGSRQLAQIWTDHQRIAICSAILSSLWAPVVYYPLNRWWQWCNSMEES
- a CDS encoding rod shape-determining protein; its protein translation is MGIDLGTANTLVYVSGKGIVLQEPSVVAIDQDEKLPLAVGEEAKKMLGRTPGNVVALRPLRDGVIADFDTAELMLKHFIQRVNEGKALVSPRIVIGIPSGVTGVERRAVMEAALQAGAREVRLIDEPVAAAIGAGLPVAEPTGNMIIDIGGGTTEVAVLSLQGTVLSESVRVAGDELNEAITQYMKKVHNLVIGERTAEDIKIRIGSAYPTPEDNEAAMEVRGLHLLSGLPRTVTIKRPEIRESMAEPLSVIVDAVKRTLERTPPELAADIIDRGIMLAGGGALLKGLDTLISHESGIVTHVAADPLSCVVLGTGRVLENYKQLERVFSGRSRNM
- the mreC gene encoding rod shape-determining protein MreC, which codes for MYMLRRWWGRHGVAIMLGSLTLIAAWLLRTTQGATIFEIYQLITRPFQSLPPREESLSNARILELQQQVEELKTQNQKLKELLGYKKTQNKLRIVAPVVGRSADSWWQEIILGRGSEAGIKTGFVVMAPGGIVGRVVSVTPHTSRALLISDPTSKVGAVISRSRSMGFLGGQGTNRAIMQFFDKVPNVRPGDAVATSTVSQLFPAGLPLGRVESVILDKSPAPEAIIELTAPMSYLEWVIIHPNHP
- a CDS encoding protein kinase domain-containing protein; translated protein: MSYCINPLCLQPDDPGNMTNLVCRHCGSDLLLQGRYRVMRLLSDQSGFGKVYEAYNGAVPKILKVLKPEHNSKSRIIELFRQEAAVLSKLTHPGIPQIDPEGYFQFFPRQSKEPLHCIIMEKIDGLNLKQWMRQQGNHPILEPQALKWLKQIVEILHLVHQENYFHRDIKPENIMLRANGQLVLIDFGTARELTYTYLAEIGGGGSVTKISSHGYTPPEQEKGYAVPQSDFYALGRTFVYLLTGKSVTDQSVYDPLNDQFNWRDHAPQISDQLADFIDSLMARTAAARPQKTQQILNDIANISSFISISQANTNLIKASTTNQSLKTKSQPNISIETEVVKTPRRRWWLGGILTLVVGLFGAGGWLLYQSYNPSLRKYQEISAQELSVVNTKTFTAHSSWVNYLVISQDGELLVSGSADKTIKIWNINTAEEIYTLQGHNSFVNYLAISPDGQHLFSASADKTIKIWDINTGKELRTLQGHKSYINHLAVSPDGQRLFSASADKTIKIWDINTGEELRTLQGHQSSINFLLISQNDQELFSASADNTIKIWDINTGEVLRTLKGHDSYVNSLAISPDGQRLFSASADNTIKVWNLDTGEEVNSLTDHTNYVEELAIGANCKKLFSGSADKTIKVWDFANEKLIYTLNGFPNPIDYFAISPDCHTIATSGGKKIIKLWNLPQLIH